TGAACGGGGCATGAGCTATGCCGAAGTCGAAGAACGCGGTATCTACCTCCCCGTTCGTGAGGCCAACTGCCGCTACCGTATCCCGGCCCATTACGATGACCTACTCAATATTCAGGTCGGCATCAGTGAATGGAGACGTGCTTCTATAAAGTTCATTTACAACATCTATAAAAATGAACGGAACACACTCGTTGCTACAGGATTCACTGAGCACGCCTGCATCAACAAAGAGGGTCGTCCTGTTCGCGTACCAGAATGGTTGCGTGAAATATTCTAGTAATCTTTAATCCCCGCTCGAGACTCTCGTCATTTTTCCTGACATCAGATTCCCGTGAGAGGAAATATACAGGGTGTGAATAAATGTTCACACCCTGATTCACTAATTTCAAACACGGACTTGCCAATGTATTACGACGTTCATACTCATGCATTTCATCCGAAAATTGCGGATAAAGTAATCAATCAACTCCACGATCACTACGGTATCACTGCAGTAGGCAACGGACACCCGGATGACCTGCTCAACCGGGCGACAAAAGCCGGGCTGGACCGGGTAATTATCCATACTGCCGCGACATCACATGATCAGGTCATACCGGCGAATA
Above is a genomic segment from Maridesulfovibrio sp. containing:
- a CDS encoding thioesterase family protein, encoding MNTEFPSPHSWLEHSVSYGETDAMGVVYYAEYLHFFERSRSLFIRERGMSYAEVEERGIYLPVREANCRYRIPAHYDDLLNIQVGISEWRRASIKFIYNIYKNERNTLVATGFTEHACINKEGRPVRVPEWLREIF